One segment of Desulfosudis oleivorans Hxd3 DNA contains the following:
- a CDS encoding tetratricopeptide repeat protein, whose protein sequence is MKRLVCLLLLLIMVVSGCASAKTKKEQADKTRSLGEAFLVEEKYPLAFKEFEKAKALNPKDPLLYYDYGLLYHNRKEFDMAIESYKKAIALKPDFATAINNLGVLYMEKEEWDKAIITLTPISESFIYATPHFPNFLLGQAYYHKKEYAKAVEKFQKALELQPDYVFAGHWLGKTYMAMGQAPRAVKILENTVEKGPAVAVFHLDLGRAYRMTGNMKKAEAAFSQAASLATDEDLKKEALQERASVRG, encoded by the coding sequence ATGAAACGACTTGTCTGTCTTCTGTTGCTGTTGATAATGGTGGTTTCCGGCTGCGCCTCGGCCAAAACAAAAAAAGAGCAGGCCGACAAAACCCGAAGCCTGGGAGAGGCCTTTCTGGTGGAGGAGAAATACCCGCTGGCCTTTAAGGAATTTGAAAAGGCAAAGGCCTTAAACCCCAAGGATCCCCTGCTCTATTATGACTACGGCCTTTTATACCACAATCGCAAAGAGTTTGACATGGCCATCGAGTCTTACAAAAAGGCCATTGCCCTCAAACCGGACTTTGCCACGGCCATCAACAACCTGGGGGTGCTGTACATGGAAAAGGAGGAGTGGGACAAGGCCATTATCACCCTTACCCCCATTTCTGAAAGCTTTATCTATGCCACGCCCCACTTTCCCAACTTCCTGCTGGGACAGGCCTACTACCATAAAAAAGAGTATGCAAAAGCGGTGGAAAAATTTCAAAAGGCCCTTGAGCTTCAGCCGGATTACGTGTTTGCCGGCCACTGGCTGGGCAAAACCTACATGGCCATGGGCCAGGCGCCCCGGGCGGTCAAAATTCTTGAGAACACCGTTGAAAAGGGACCGGCTGTAGCGGTGTTCCATCTGGACCTGGGCCGGGCCTATAGAATGACCGGCAACATGAAAAAGGCGGAGGCCGCCTTTTCCCAGGCCGCATCCCTTGCCACGGACGAAGACCTGAAAAAAGAGGCATTACAAGAACGGGCGTCGGTGCGGGGGTAA